The nucleotide sequence caactttgagactaACCCCATTCCAGGCAGTGTATGGGCGAGAACCACCAGCATTATTGAGGCTTGAAAGGGGATCCACTTCTGTTTCAGTAGTTGAGCAACAGTTGATTGAAAGGGATCAAATTTTGGAGGAACTGAAGGCACAGCTACTGAGAGCCCAAGCAGTAATGAAGAAGGGGGCAAATATGAAAAGAAGAGAGGTGAAGTACAAGGTAGGGGACTTAGTCTATTTGAAGCTAAGGCCTTATCGCAGGAAAACATTGGTTGCCCGTTCGAATGAGAAGTTGGTTCCTAGATTTTATGGTccattcaaaattgaaaaggaGGTAGGGCCTGTAGCCTACAAGTTAACACTGCCGTTACATTGCAGCATTCACCCCGTCCTCCGTGTGTCTCAACTACGTGAGGCAAAAGGGGCGTTGAAAGCCAATGTGAAGATTTCCAGTCAATTGAGTGCATATCTAGAGATATTGGTAGAGCTAGAGGTGGTGGTGGGAGTTCAGCTAGGAACAGGCAATAATTTACGTGGATTGGCTGTTCTAATTCAATGGAAGGGGTTACCGTTGTTGGAAGCTACTTGGGATCCCTATAGCCTAATTCAACAGCAATTTCCcacttttcaccttgaggacaaggtgagagttggggaggggagtaatgataggcctcCGGTGCAACGGACCTATCAAAGGCGCTTCAAGAGTCAAGGGCAGAATGGTAACATAGCTGGGCTTGCATAATAGCCAACATGTGCACCGAGGGTAGAATCGGAACacaaaccagcatgtgcatAACCAGATGTGGTTATGGAGGGAGAacaacaacctataaatagggaatagaagggagagaaaGTTGAGTAGATTCTACAGGAGAGTTCTAGGCCTCTCGATTGCCCATTCTTTTCCTctgtttacattttttttcattccttGTAATTTGGGGTTGAAATTCTAGCAGTGTATTCCTTTATTTAATCAGAATCCTATCAATTTTCTTGAGATCCCACCAGCAGTTTGGTTCAAAACTTGTTGCAACACTTCCAATTGATCTGGGGTTAAGATAACATTTGTAACTTTACCTTCTTCAGCATCAACTGCATAGGCTGTTTGTTGCTTCTTCTGACATTTCCCTTTCCAGTTTGCTGGCTTCCTATGTTTTTCCCAGCAGATTTCTCTGGTGTGGTAGGCCTTGTGgcaatgatcacaccattgCTTCTCTTTTTGAGGGTCTCCACGAGTTGGTGTTGTTCTTTGTTTAGAAGCAACAAAGGCTGAACCTACTCTGGTTGTTAACTTAAGGTAATGAATGAAGCATTATCTTCTTCTGGCTTTCTTCTCTCCGTACTTCTGCAAAAGCCTCCCGATAGATGGAAAAGGTTTGGTTCCTAACAACCCTCCTCTGACTTCATCTAAGTCAGAATCAGCCCATGTAGGAAGTCAAAcaccctttctttctcttaccATTTCAGAATACTTAACCCCATCCTTTGTACACTCCCAACTGATGTCATAAAACAAGTCCATCTCCTGCCATAATTCAGATAGCATATTATAGTAATCAGTTACCAAATTACCTTGGCAAGTAGTTCTTATGGCTGATCGAACTTCAAAGCATTGTGCCATATTTTTCATGTCTGAGTAAAGGCTTTGAATTGCctcccatacttctttggctgtTTTGTAGAACATATAGGTCCTCCCTATCTTTGACTCCATGGAATTGATGAGCCAAGCCATTACTCTGGAATTTTCAACATCCCATGCTTCATAGTTTGCAGATTCAGGATCTGGTTTTGGAATCCCCCCAATTAGATACCCCACTCTCCCTTTGCCTTTCATAACCAACAAGACCGATTGGGACCACTCCTTAAAGTTGGTCCCATTGAGCTTATGTTGAGTGATTTGAAGGGTGTGGTGATCTAGAGAAATAGGGACAGCAGTTTGAAGTAAGGATCAAGAGGTTGTAGGGAAAATAGTTGAGGCTTCACTAGTTTGCGAGAAACTAGCCATCTTGAAGCAGTTTGTGTGGAGAAAAAATAGGTAGGCAGTTACTGGACCAGTAGCTCTGATAGCATGAACAAACTTAGAGAATTTAGGAATAACACTCTCTTAAGTAATAGGGGTGAACGATACTAACTGTTTCACACCTTTCAGTAGATCACATGATGCCTTTACATACAGAAACTATCTATCatctatctctaaaatctaggaatttaaaGTACAAGTTCAAATTTACAATACAACAACAGATAAAGATAGAAAAAATCttctcctaatttttaggaaCAGCTGTAGtctttatcttcttttgatctcatccttcttctttatcttttattcaACCTGTTCTTATCCCTCTTATTTTGGATTTATCCCCTTTAACTTCGGGATTCTTCTCTTTCCACTGAAATTTCTTCCTCAACAAAAACTTCCATAACATGCCCATACACAAGACAATTATTTCATTTAGTATACCATACTTGTCTTTGATGCATATTGGAGACGGTAACGTGCTGGACACTCAAGATACATGTTGGGTATGCCAAATGGTGTATCCTGAATTTTGATTGTTACTTTTATTTATGGATACGTTTAGGAACATGCATGCTTATTGGTTAGACACACTTGAGGACATAATGAggcttttaaatttttttatgtcttATTTAGGATAAAATCTTAAATGTAAAAGGTAGCTTAGCCAGGGTAAAGAATAGAAGTACAATTGAGCCAAATTAGAATTCCAGCAGAAatagcttcttttttttattaaatgttgAATTGTGTTTTTATCATTGTTGTTGTGGATTCATGTTGTCGTTTTCTTAGTAGttaatatgttattgttgtaagAGGAATGATATTTTCATATTGGATCGTTCATATGTTTTCGATACTTTTAATGCTTTTTAGCTATTATGTTTATGAACACtgttaatacaaaatataaaaattattatttttattgttgtatctctGTGGTATTTGtatgtttattttttcaaattgtgGTATTGTGTCCTCTGCATCCTTATCCTTAAACTATATAGGTGTTTTGTGCTCCTTAGTGACTTCTATTCTCACCCTAGTAGGAAACCTGCATTATTGGGCCAAATATCTATCCTTGCCTAGAGACTACCGTAATTCCTTTATTCCAAAGAATAAATTTTATGGTGTCTTTGTGCAACCCAAGTTTGGATGAGGgcatgaattttcttttttctccaaatttagGTGCCCTGGGAAAGGACAAACTAGGAGGGAGGGTTTCTTTGAGGGCAGAGAAGAGTAGAAGACAAGTAACTTTTCCATGGATAGTGTATAATCTGACACTAGCATAGAGTATCCTATTCTCTATAAAAGCAATGAATATAATTCTGAGAACTCTGGATATTAACATATGTACTAAAAGCTCctaattgataatgaaatgcATTAATTCATAATTCCTAGGTCAAATAAAAAGGAGGAAAGCAGTGAATGTTGGTTGAAAAATTGTTGATCAATGAAGGAAAGGGCTccatgattaaaaaaaaaaagtgaaggaAATGGTTCTAGGGTTACAATGGGTGCCAAGTTGCACAGTAACATAGAACCATCTTGGTCTGAATATATTGTCTGAATCTATATATTGCTTATTTGGTCCTAATATAgtcttatattttttgttttgcagATTTGACCCTCCAGTTATTCCGAAAGATTTTGTACCCCGTCATACATTTCCTGCTCCTCTTGATGTCCACAGAAAATTTTCTGATGCCCCTCCTCCCGAGGCTCATCCTCAGAGGATAATAATTTGAAAGTCTTGATTGAAGGGGTTGCAACTATAGTAGCTCGCTGTGGTAAATTGTTTGAGGATCTCTCTCGGGAAAAGAATCAGTCAAATCCattgttttctttccttaatGGTGGCTATGGCCACGATTATTATTTAAGGAAGCTCTGGGAGGAGCAACAGAAGCGTTCTGATCAAAATAAGCCACAGTTGGATGGACAAATGTTTGCGAGGGTGCAGAAGATGACGGCAGAGAGTCGTGGTAAAATCTTAGGAGAAAAACCTCTGGAAAGAAGCTCTGAAGATACAAGCTCAACTACGGTCCCTGCAGATATTCATCTCCAATTCAATCTTTCAGATACATTCACAAAACCTGCCTCATTTGTGAGTggcttggttttttttttttacaaccaTTAACCTGAAACTTACATGCCCCTTTTTGACTGATATTAATATAGCTGTTCCACCAGTAGTCTGGAAAAGAATTTAGCTTTTCAAAGCTACTTACATGtttacttgtcgttcatttGTTCCTTGTTCAAGGGTGAGAGCGCAGGTCTTGGCAAACCTTTCCGAGATGATCCTGAAAAGCAAGAAAGGTTTGAACAGTTCCTCAAGCAGAAGTACCATGGAGGGCTTCGGTCTAAAGATTCTGGTGGAGCCAGTAGCATGTCAGAAGCTGCTCGAGCTCGTGAGAGATTAGAGTTTGAAGCTGCAGCTGAGGCAGTGGAGAAGGGAAAATGGGGAAAGGAAACTAGTAAACAGATAATTGAGATGTCTGTAGCTACAGGTTTGCAGTTCACCTCTGGTGGTTTAGAGGTAAGAATGAGAAGGTTTAGTTATcaattctaaatttttcattttattttgaggAGTTAACTTAAATCTCTTGGTAACAGAAAGAAAGTAAAACAGAAGAGATAATGAAAAACATGTATCCAAAGCGTGAAGAGTTTCAGTGGCGGCCTTCCCCAATTCTTTGCAAGCGCTTTGATATAATGGATCCATATCTGGGAAAGGTAGACCaattactttctttctttcattcctGATATGTATGATATGtttatcaaatcaattttaatttattttattttgttaggataacaaattttgaacttactgCTTTCTGTATCTGTATATTCAagcatcaaaataatttttggagcATTGGTCTGACCAGTTCTGAAGCTGGATGTTTTATGAATGACAGGAATGAGAAATAAAGCTTTATGCATGGAAAtattttaaagaagaaaaatattaacTTGAGTGGGTTTTGTTGGTCTAGAGTTTGCTCATTTGATCTTTTTGTGCCATGTAAGTCTTACCTTTACactagagaaagaagagaacggggtgtgtgtgtgcgtgGAGAATGAGCAAAAAAGCTTTCTATATGGAGAAACACTtgtgaaaagggaaaaaaatgtaacatgagaaggCTTGGTTCAGCTGTGCGACCTGTCTGGACTGACCTGGGTGGGTTTTGCTGGTCTAGAGTTCACTCAGTTGATCTTGTTTGCAATATAATCCTAGcttgtattgaatttcttaggaaaaaggaaaaggaaaaatgtaGGCGAACGTTATGAATTTCTTTCTACTTTCTGTGGATTTATCTGTGTTGCTTGTTCCTTCTACACTGTAGACTTGCCATTTGTTTTTCTGTGTTTGTTTATGTAATTTGTTTTTGGGTGAAGTCTTCTGCCaggtatatattttttcctttttttagtgttgttttggagagagagaggggggggggggggggggtgatggAGGTCAAAAAGGAAGTGAGTCCTTCTATATTGCATGGGTGAGGTAACATTGTTGATTTTGTCacgttttcttattttgttcttttccaTGTCCTCATATCACCCCTGGCTATGTTTGGCAGTTCCTCTCCCATACCATTTTTTACATGTACTTTTTTAATACTTTTGACATGTCTGATTGATTCTCACATAAATGACACATTTTATCACCTGCAGCCACTACCACCTCCGCGAGTGAGGAGCAAGATGGACTCTCTTGTGTTTATGCCAGACTCAGTTAAACCTGCAAGGGCTGAAGAAACTGCTGCAGCACACAGGGATTCGTTGCCCTTAACCCAATTGGGAATTGAACAGATTAACAAAGAAGAAGCTGAAAAGGAATCGGCAGTTGATGTGGAAGCTGAAAATGTTGAGAGGCCAGTTGACCTCTACAAGGTAACTGGGTCTTGGATCATACTTTATGCTTTTTGTTCTTATATTCACGGAGGTTAAGGACTTAACGTGGATGCCATGGTTTGTTGACCGTAATACAGAAGTATCAGTTTCTTTTGTGTGGCTGTAAGTAGTGGTCTGAACATATTGGGGATTACTACGTACCATTTTGCACCACTATTACTAAATTTCAAACATCATCTTTTTGAGGGATTGAAGTATAGATGACAGGTTTGATGCGCCTTTCCCTTACCTCCCCTGGAATAGGAGAACGgcagagaaagaaaagaataggGCTAACTTTTGTCTAACTTTTCATTTTCTCGTTATAGACCTTCATTGTTAACATAACTGTGGAAATAGAATTGCAGTCCAAGATTTCATCATACCTATCTGCCAGAGCTTTACCATCATTTAAATGCCTTTTTCATTCACTTGTTAATAAGATGGATTGTCTTCTGATTTTTGAATCACTGGTAGCAAAATTAAGTTTCTAACTTTACTCATTCCTTTCCTCTTTGTGCAGGCTATATTTTCAGATGATTcggaaggtgaagaagaaagttTGAACCTTAAGCAAGAGGAGGATCCCAAAAGGAAGACTGAAGCTGGTAATACAACTTTAAATCGTTTAATAGCAGGTGACTTTTTGGAATCTTTGGGTAAAGAACTAGGACTGGAGGTTCCTCCTGAACTGCCTTACGCAGAAAACAAAACTGGGACTACGGCTAGTTGGAAGGAAACCGTTAATACCACCACGGGAAATGCTGACACCCCCTTATCCCAAAACTAAGCTCCCGTCAACGCAAAATGCCATTAGTAGGACTCCCATCGGTCAGGAGGTGCCTGAAAATAACGTACATCGACGGGATAACCTTGTGGAGGATGGATCGCGCAGTCCTGAATTAGCAAATGTAGGGTGGGGTAGAATCAGTGGCAATATGGAGACTGTCTCGGGTGAGAACAAGTCTAGCAAAGTTGAACTTGGGAAAGCGGGCTAAAGTGGATCGGGCCTCTAGAACACCCTCAGACCGTCACAGAAATTCAAGGAGCAGCTCCTCGGGAGATGAAAGGAGGAGTAGAAAGCGATCTAGAGGCGTCATCGCCATAGAAGTATTAGTTCAGACGACGATACTGCAGATTCGTCTGAGCATTATCAAGACAGGCACCGTTCAAGATctagcaaaaataaaaagagatcTTCCAGGGAGAAGAGTAGCAGTAGCAGTAGTAGAAAACAATCAAAGCACCGTAAAAGGGAGGATTCTGTTGGAAGGCCTTCTCATCGCGGTACAGatggagaaagaagagaagctaagagggagaagagaggtTAGGAAGATTGGAAGAAGTTCAAATCTCGGTTGCACTCACTCCAAAAAGGGCTCTTGAATATTTTGAACATGGCATCTGTAACTGCTATGTGTAAATTTATAGGAGTGCTGAGACCTCCACAGATCCCACCGTATAGAAAGAAAGGGTAACACACAAATTGATTTGACAATTTCAAcggttattattattttctgtttGTTGCTCTAAATTCTCTTTTTGGGGTATTTATCTGTCAGCTTTGGGAAGATCCGTATATGTGTAATAAAATCTATATATTCACGCCGTTATCGGGAGCAGAATGGATgtagtttttgtttcttttcgcCGTGGGGGCGACTGATCAATACTTCCAGCACCTTACATTGTCTTGTTCCAACGACTGGACTGTCATTGCTCATTGGCCCAGAAGCTTTTAAGTTTTTTgctcttattttatatatattttgattaattatatcATGAATTATAGTTTAATTACCTTATAACTAAAATTTAGTTAATGGGGTTTCTACTAAAAACTAACTAAAGGTGTGTCTATGCAATAAATTCGAATTAcagaaattattagaattattttaagttataatatatttttatgctgagtgtaatttattctttttatgatTAAGCGTAAATTGAActgaatcaaaattaaaaaattaatttaacccaaGTAactgaattttattatttaaaaagcTTGATAGGAATTTAAGacattttaattagtaaatgtaattattgttgttagacatcaatttttgtttattttaatgataatttcGTAAGTAGTTATAATTTGatggtatttttgaaaataattataaattttagttatttttttttgtctattcagttaaaaattgaattataatattgaaaattaaataaaaaatcaaatcagccaCAAACATCgtatcaaattaatcaaaattcagCTGTGACTTTGTagatataacaaaaagaaaaaaaataaatagcaaTTTTGGACACACtatataataaatatcataTAGAAGCAAACATTTTACAAGTAGGACGTTCAAACTGGatttttctaagttatttaaaattacttaCTGGCACCCCTTTATTCCAATTCTAACCAAGTAAGCCCCCGAAccccccaaaaaagaaaaaaaaaagtacaaattaAATGCCAACAAGGTCCTCATTTCCCCTTCTTCCCTTCTGCTCTGGCCTTGTCACCACCCGGAAACTGCAATAGAAATTAGGAGACAGATATTAGCAAGAGATCAAGagaaaatctttttctttttcttaaatttgTTTGGTTATGTTTGAAAATGTCGAAAGGTACCATTCATTCTTTCTAATTAAACTCAACCATGCATGTGGTGTTGGGTGAATCAACAGACTCGAGAAATCGAAAGATACTCAATCACGTTGTGTGAATCaacagattttgaaaaattaaaaaatactcaaTCACGTCGTATGTAGTGTCGGATGAATTAACAGACTCGAGAACATAAAGAATACTCAATTATGTCTTGTGTGGTGTTATGTGAATAAACAGACctgagaggaggaagaaagtTTTATTACTTGACATCAAAATATATAGCTTAGATAAATGCCTTCAAAGAAAACAGTTTCTATTTATCTCTAATGTCAGACTGCTTCCTCCGACTCCACTCCACGGCCAAGTTTACGGTTCACCAAAACACACtgagaaaatgagggaaaacGTGAGAGAAAGCGAAATGATTAGAGCTCAAACCCCCCCctttggttatatatatatggtttcaAAATCAATATTCACCCAACAACTTCTTCTGAACTGACCtgatttcatatatatatatataactgtgAAATATCCTAATCATACTATTTGTATACAAGATTTGgaacaaaatatgatttttcataataattatttacCATCTCTCCTTTGGGTCCTTAATTTAAGAGGCATGTCTCTTGCTACCCAAACAGCTAAACCAATGCCTCTCGCCTTTCGTGTTAGTCTTCATGCCTACTGGTACTGGATGATGATGTCTCTTCTTGCCCATGCTGCTGGAGCTCACCAAAAAGCTCCAGGAATGGCCTTTCTTCTCAGTCTTCTGGCCGTTGAAGACTTGCTTTTGTTGCTTCGCTGCTCCTCTCATTCTCCCAACTTCTTGCTTTTGattactttcttcttcttgccccCCTCCATTTATAGCAATCCATCCAAATCCCTATTACCCACAAAAATAAGGgtttaaacaataaaaaaaaaaaaaaaaacttagaaaGCTACAAAAAGTAATGCACGGGTTCATCCTggtataatataaatttaagaataattagtATTGACTCTAAAAGTTAAGtcatacttttttttatttgagtgaCCGATGACTATTCgggtataaaaaaattaagctaAGTGTGGAtgattagttttaattttattgtttgagaaaatgatatataaAACCGGTTGCTCaccatttatttaaaagtttcaaattcaaaaaactCCTTTACAGAGTCACCAGATCAACACCGTATTtaacaagaaattaaaactcttgagaATGCTTTAACTTGAGTATTTGAAATGAAGCATTTTGGATATCATATTTAATAAGAAAAACTCTTGACAATGTTTTAAtctaaatatttgaaataaggTGCGTTGGacattcatattattttaattttgaacttTAAGTATTTGGTGACTCTTGGTATTTTATAAGAttgctttaattttgtttggcatgtattaattcttaaactatATTTCTTACATCCCTTAAATTGCTTAAACCACTAAGTGTTGGTTCGAACCATTTGAAATATATAATGACTTAATTATAGTTTGAAAAGTAGCCACATTACCATTGTTGGTTTGATtcaaaaaatacttttcaaatCACTCAAATCGAGCATTGCACAACCCTAATAATGGTCGAGCCATGTATATTAGTAGATTTACGAGTTTAAGTGACATAATTAATAAGCGAAGAAGGGTGaatataaaatcaattaaatctataaaaataatatttgggtaATCAATGAATGACGTTGTAGAGTGGAGCATCTAATGACGCAGGTGAATGGTTGTAagaatacaaataaattaaaatagcaaGAAGTgggggaatggaatggaatggaacaGCTAATTATTTAAGGTGGAGAGATGCCTTTGG is from Diospyros lotus cultivar Yz01 chromosome 2, ASM1463336v1, whole genome shotgun sequence and encodes:
- the LOC127794230 gene encoding LOW QUALITY PROTEIN: G patch domain-containing protein TGH (The sequence of the model RefSeq protein was modified relative to this genomic sequence to represent the inferred CDS: inserted 2 bases in 2 codons); amino-acid sequence: MDSDEEDYVFFGTPIEREEEIASRKKKAVAEASGQLRTLPPWKQEVTDEEGRRRFHGAFTGGYSAGYYNTVGSKEGWTPQSFTSSRKNRAEIKQQDILNFLDDDEKAEMEGRSLGTSMLFDTFGFTAAELARKQAEKEQQQRPSIIPGPAPDEIVLPATDSIGAKLLLKMGWRHGHAIRDSRTNSMYDARREARKAFLAFSSDETVAQLTGSEPVKGELESAVELPVNDDHQFPQSTLVFVCNPKQDLHGLGYDPFKHAPEFREKKRSRLHGDEQLGRRKPLSMKESLFALRSGRAAPGFGIGALEELDDEDEDVYAPGYGFEETYVQEDEEHSRPSIDIKEKRNKKEQGILPGFKMASIFDYKLERFDPPVIPKDFVPRHTFPAPLDVHRKFSDAPPPEAHPXEDNNLKVLIEGVATIVARCGKLFEDLSREKNQSNPLFSFLNGGYGHDYYLRKLWEEQQKRSDQNKPQLDGQMFARVQKMTAESRGKILGEKPLERSSEDTSSTTVPADIHLQFNLSDTFTKPASFGESAGLGKPFRDDPEKQERFEQFLKQKYHGGLRSKDSGGASSMSEAARARERLEFEAAAEAVEKGKWGKETSKQIIEMSVATGLQFTSGGLEKESKTEEIMKNMYPKREEFQWRPSPILCKRFDIMDPYLGKPLPPPRVRSKMDSLVFMPDSVKPARAEETAAAHRDSLPLTQLGIEQINKEEAEKESAVDVEAENVERPVDLYKAIFSDDSEGEEESLNLKQEEDPKRKTEAGNTTLNRLIAGDFLESLGKELGLEVPPELPYAENKTGTTASWKETVNTTTGNADTPLSQGGVESVAIWRLSRVRTSLAKLNLGKRAKVDRASRTPSDRHRNSRSSSSGDERRSRKRSXRRHRHRSISSDDDTADSSEHYQDRHRSRSSKNKKRSSREKSSSSSSRKQSKHRKREDSVGRPSHRGTDGERREAKREKRG